The sequence below is a genomic window from Neoarius graeffei isolate fNeoGra1 chromosome 4, fNeoGra1.pri, whole genome shotgun sequence.
CCGCGCAGACGCTACAAAACGTGCAGCTGCTCAATGCGGGCACCTTCTTAATCCAGGCGCAGACCGTTTCGCCTACGGGACAGATCCAATGGCAGACTTTCCAGGTGCAGGGTGTGCAGAACCTACAGAACCTGCAGCTTCCTGGCGCTGGTGGAATGGCATCACCGCAGATCACCATCGCCCCTGTGCAGACGCTAGCGCTGGGGCAGCCTGGCACCAGTGTGCCCGCCGGACACATCCCTAACCTGCAGACGGTCACGGTCAACTCCATCACGCAGACGGATCAGACCACCGAGAGTCCCTCAGGTACGCGCGCGCACACCATTTTCCTGCTGATCTGGTTTTGGCTGGTTGGCTTTATTTCATTTTTTCATGGTGAGTTGATTGCAAAATACAGAACTATTTCCTGTTCCACCCACGAACCTTGGTTTGTGCAAATGTCTGTACATGCTGTTGTGTTACTAGACAAGTCAGTTTGGAGGAAAATTAAATTGCACCAGTATTGACTTTAACTCATCACTGCGTAGTAGATTTTAagccttttttaaaaattattacttattaatttttttttttaagattgaaaTCAACTACAAATCAGTTCACAtcaagctgccttttttttttttattaattgtcCAGCTGAACGCATCATGTCTCAAATTTTTACAATATTTCCACACAAATCCCAGATTAAAGTAAGAAAAAAATACCTTTTAAAACAAAACCTGCATTAAGCAACtgtaacttaaagtgccattccaccattggatgtattctttggcataaaatacaatatattttatgacaacatgactagacagagaaatcttttagcttcaaaatgatatatcaaacataattttttgacaacgacaagtatattaattttgcgaccaaagtcacctactcttttaatttccgcgcggtagtgaaacgtgatgtcatcagcaggttccccctcttgtgtaccacgtcacgtgtgacgtggcacagattatcagcaatggcggatagaacgcgatttccacttgtcgattgctgtgccgatattcaccatcgaccgtctcctttgggcatcacttgctattttccttcgcttcttttccgaagctgacaatcgcgttctatccgccattgctgataatctgtgccacgtcacacgtgacgtggtacacaagagggggaacctgccgatgacctcATGTTTCACTACcgtgtggaaattaaaagggtaggtgactttggtcgcaaaattaatataccgtatttttcggactataagtcgcactttttttcatggttcggctagccatgcgacttatactccggtgcgacgtatatatgttttttttttttttttcaccgcggaataactggagctgatgctgagtctgacgacagccacgcagaagaagaggaaacggcgcttcgtctgccgctggagttggcagagttgttcagaagcgacaccgaggatgaggaattcaatggatttgctgatttggagtgaaatcgccagcttgataaacttgattgacctgtgttttattattaatgatagggctatagttatttaaataagttatgtaatgattttaggcagtgcttaatttgtgaagtgggaggtcccggaacgcaggaggtgggtgggtccggcgactcaaaaaaaaaaaaaaggtgggggatggtttactataactttacgcacacgcgcttattgtgtatgtaaaaaaaaataataataatatcagacattatgatcttagaaaacgctttagtgacgaacagttacagacagtaatatgtcgtgatatgttataaaatattatttttattaggctatatattaaattatatattaaatttatcttctaaaataacagactactcatatcacaaccggtttatttcaccattggagatcagatcacacaagacatgagttaaattactctttttaaggatttaagtaggggatttaaaagcggttgttttttttttcactagacggttgtctttggagatgatatacctatagcctacttgacctctgatttaatgaaataaaattcgacaaaaatgaatgacactcctcgatgatgactacagctttaataacacagatgaaagagccatggggcgataataagccctaccggtaaaaatattctaaaagcaaactgattaatgcatcagtaataggctactaatattagttataataataataatataggctattagtaataatgatagtgatagtattaaagatagtagtagatatttaaaataatcagactaggctacttacagggcaaagggcgcgttatcactgctcagctgttcgtttattaaacaaacaatgcagtcgcgcagtaaccacgcgccgcttatcagatacaatcacagattctatggatagaataacccttcaaaaaagtgcgacttatagtccggtgcgacgtatatatgtttttttcgtcttcataatgcattttttggctgatgcgacttaaactccggagcgacgtatagtccggaaaatacggtacttgtcgttgtcaaaaaattatgtttgatatatcattttgaagctaaaagatttctctgtctagtcatgttgtcataaaatatattgtattttatgccaaagaatacatccaatggtggaatggcactttaactatAAGAAAGTCAAGAATATTCCTGTATTTTGTTAAATTAAATATTTTCCactatttataataataaacaaATGTTTTGGACCTGAATATATTAACATTTATAAACATGTTGGTAGGGGGTTCCCCCCTCCATTATAATTTCAGGTACAGTGTCCtgcgaaagtattcatccccctcggtgttggtcctgttttgtcgcattacaagctggaattaaaatggattttgaggattagcaccatttgatttacacaacatgccgaccactttaaaggtgcacattgtggttttattgtgacccaaacaataattaagatgggggggagagagcaatctggagtgtgcataagtattcacccctttcatatgaaacccctaaataagagctggtccaaccagttcacttcataaatcacatgattagttaattaagatccacctgtgtgcaatcagtgtcacatgatctgtcacatgatgtctgtataaatcaccctgctctggaaggaccctgactctgcaacgctacttagcaagcaacatgagaaccaaggagcctccaaacaggtccgagacaaagttgtggagaagtatagatcaggattgggtcataaaaaatatcccaaactttgaatatcccacagagcaccattaaatccattaaagcaaaatggaaagaatatggcaccactacaaacctgacaagagaaagccccgcccaccaaaactcacagaccgggcaaggagggcattaatcagagatgcaacaaagacaccaaagttaatgctgaaggagctgcagagattcacagcggagatgggagaatctgtccataggaccactttaagccatgcactccacagagtgggcggggctttatggaaaagtggctagaaagtcattgcttaaaaaaatcacgtttggagtttgccaaacagcatgtggcagactccccaaacacacggaagaagattctctggtcaaatgagacaaaaattgaactttttttgCCAtcgtgggaaacgccatgtgtggcgcaaaccctacaccctgagaacaccaccattcctacaatgaagcatggtggtggcagcatcatgctgtggggaagtttttcatctgcagggacaggaaagctgttcaggactgaaggaaagatggatgcattttgtgtaaatcaaatggtgctaatcctcaatccattttaattccagcttgtaatgcgacaaaacaggaccaacaccaagggggatgaatacttttgcaaggcactgtataacctTGCATTCTTTTTACACTCGTATTCGTACATGGGGACAATCCGTGAAATATTTGAAAATGTAAACAGGTCATTTTCCgtaattttaaaaaaagtacGTAAGCAATCTTTTATACAAGAATGAGTTAAATTACAATTACAAGTGACAGTAATTCTTTTAAAGGCTAATATTATGAAATCGTATAATATTTCATATAATCTGCTCATTCTGGGCACTCAAACTACTGGTTTAATGTTAATATAATTATTGTGTAATTGATTTGATTATAATGAGTAGTTTTTAGATTGTGGACGTGTCTGGATTCTTACCTTCTGTGATCAGGAACTTGCTAGTTATTTGTCGGACGTGTTGGTTGCATGTTTTGCACATTTATTTTTAATTGATGCTTGAATGTCCTTATTCCTCAGGCATTCATATCAAGGAGGAACCAGACACGGACGATTGGGTGCTGAGCGGAGACTCCACCCTGAACACCAGCGATTTATCGCACCTCCGTGTACGACTGCTAGATGAGGAGACTGAGGGGGTGGGACAGGAGGGCAAGAGGCTCCGGAGGGTGGCTTGTACCTGCCCTAACTGCAAGGAGGCTGGAGGGAGGTGAGgcatgcgtgcgtgcatgcgtgtgtacacacacacagatggaggAAAGTGATTTCTTGCTATCTTGCAGGATGGGAATGGGGTAAAAGATTCAGAGGACAGTGAGCCTGATCATAAATACAATTTGAATTTTACATTATATTTACATATCCATGGGTAAAATTTTAATATTCATGAGATTCCTAAAAATACAGAGAGAGACCCTCTTCTTCCAGTAATAATGTTGTGTGATTTGCACATGGAGTGATTTGATAATCAAATTTAGAACAGCTGCtacatccgtgtgtgtgtgtgtgtgtgtgtgtgtgtgtgtaggggttcAGGCATGGGCAAGAAGAAGCAGCACATCTGCCACATCCCCGGCTGTGGGAAGGTGTACGGTAAAACGTCTCATCTGCGTGCTCACTTGCGCTGGCACTcaggcgagaggcccttcatctgCTCCTGGAGTTACTGCGGCAAGAGATTCACACGCAGCGACGAGCTGCAGCGCCACCGCAGAACACACACGGGTACTGCACTGTGCACTTTTCACACTCCAGCTACCCTGTACTACAGATGAAAGTCTtctggatttacccggaaatccggatatttgacaaaactcttgaaaatctccagttGCGATCGCGCCTTTTGTTTATGTTTGGCGATAGTCTCGCAATGCTTGCTGGTGTGGACAAGAcctcctctcattatctgtagccactttatcctgttctacagggtcgcaggcaagctggagcctatcccagctgactacgggcgaaaggtggggtacaccctggacaagtcgccaggtcatcacaggtctgacacatagacacagataaccattcacacctacgctcaatttagagtcaccagttaacctaacctgcatgtctttggactgtgggggaaaccggagcacccggaggaaacccacgcggacacggggagaacatgcaaactccgcacagaaaggccctcaccggccacggggctcgaacccggaccttcttgctgtgaggcgacagcgctaaccactacaccactgtgccgcccgtgtaCAAGACCTTATATGCTTGTATACATAACTCATGTCATGTGAACGAGATTTTATCGCGATATCGTGCTTTAGAAAATGCAGTCTTTGTTTTGCGTAACTATTTAATATCAGTTGAATtattattttctaaacatatacACAGTATTGCACATAAGATGTGACAGCATCACTTATATAAAATTTTTGATATCCAATAGTGAAAATTCTGAATTTAGaacaatgcactcctgaaaattactcattaactaggggaattaaatttgaaatttttgacatgttaatcattaatgtacatgaaagaaaaaggcttaaaagttatcacTTTAGTTAGTGaagataagtactaaaatgcactagaatgcagagtTTTGCATGTTGTTAAAATTTTTCCGGGGGACGTTccccctagcctgggcccgcccatcctaagtgtgacgcaacatggGGGCTTGTtgtgaacttagtctggcaaggcaagctcttccaagctcccgaaaaatcgggagccaatcaactttgagcatctccaacggccctgggtagaggcgtgttcaaggcagtgacgtagtagaactgcgaccggaagccatagattgtttacagaatctatgccggaagcgcttcattcactagaaacattacgaacatggagcagcggcaagcctttgacacagcggtagatgctgtattgaaagcattcaacgggaagttctcattgaaaacggagcaaagagcagccctggaggtatttatcttcttcctgttactcaagcagtttccgtcgcgtcacatacgtcagaggaaagagtgatgtgattggtttaagctttgtcacagccttttctggcttcgaccaatagcaaactgaggcattttagggaggcgggtcaaccacgcgctttgggaaacggttgggcttaatatctttgccagaccaaatgctcgcagagctttgaagttgcgttagccagactacgttcccccatcttagtttgactttcaaaagttcagcattttttttttttttctttgctccactttcatctctactgTACACACAACCTTAAAATCCCTGCATATCTAAtcataggggaagccatggcctaatggttagagaaatggctttgggaccaaaaggttgctggttcgattccctaggctagcaggattggcttaagtgcccttaagcaagggcacccaaccgctctggcaagagtgtctgattagccaaagaaaaactgatgatgtgattatcagttcgggcatagaacccgaccaactgaactgaaTGATGCAACCAGAATCAAATGTAAACTCTCTTCAGActaattgcttttaaaaatatttttagaaATACCAAATTTTCTCCATACAACCTTTTTTAATTGTTGATTGAACCTAAACCCTGCCTTCTTTTCTCAGCCACCCATTTGCCTGTACATCACTACCAGTAAAGCCAAACCTTTTAATATAGCTTGACCAAATGCTTGAACTTGTTTTGTTCGGTAGGGAACGTATACAGTTTGTATGCATTGTTGATCTGCCGTGTCTTTTGTCCACAGGAGAGAAGAAGTTCGTGTGTCCGCAGTGCTCGAAGCGCTTTATGCGCAGCGATCATTTGGCCAAACATATTAAAACTCACCTGAACAAAAAAGGCCTGAACTCAGTCCCTGCAGCAGGGCAGACGGAGACCACCGCCCCTCCGGACAGCATCGTCGCCGGAGGAGGGGCCACGCTCATCCTGACCAACCTGCCCCAGGCTGGCACTCAAGACATCCTCTCAAACTCTGACCTCCCGCTTCAGCTGGTCACTGTGTCTGCCAATGAGGTCATGGAGTgaccaaaaaaaccaaaaccgTCCACTTTCACAGCTGGCTTTTCACTATCAATTTTTATATATGtgataaatatatataatatgaatatatattttaaaaaatgaattatcAATTTATGCTCTGTAGCAGTCTTTTTGTACAAACAAGCAGGGAAGGGGCAGGGGGAAGGGACATTTAAATATGGTTCGGGTCTACGCGCGCACACACTTGACACTCGTATACACgcatatacagtatataggaatacacactaacacagaaATGCCTTATTTTGTATCATATCATATTCTGTACTATATGATGCTGGACTTGCATGGATTTTTACTTTCTTCTGATCAAATTGTTCAGGGGATGATGTGTGTGCATGAAAGAtatggtacagtgtgtgtgtgtgagcgagagagagtgatGTTTTGTGCAAATTTGGCAATAGGAGAGggaagtgacatcatcagaggcgAGATACTCATGATCTGTCTATCTTCCTCTTGAATCCCTCTCTCGACTGGCCTTGGTCCAAGCATGTCTTCACTCTTTCATTATGTTTCATTTAACATAATGTGTATTGACTCTGCGCTTCTCTCACACCCTTTGTGTATCATGAtttggaggatttttttttttttttaaatttgagttTTATTTTATTGTCCATATGCAACTCGGGTGACAACGTCAGTAATGTAAGacttctttttttaattattgtcttACTTCTCTATATTCATGATGGTGTCCCCTTGTTTTTCtcttttgcatttttttatttttccctcctCCAGTGCccaagattgtttatagccaccaTTTATTTTTAGTATATAACTGATTCTGTTGCCATGGACTTTTCAAATTAATtactttttaaaatgtgtaaaattatgttacttttatacttttttttttttttggtcaaatgGAACACAATTAAAGTCAAAATCCTTCCTATAACTTcacgtttattgtttactataagGGTGGGTGGGGATGCTTAATGAATTGAATGATTCAGTATAGGTGTTTTTTATATTTTCGAGAATTAGGAAACTATTTTTG
It includes:
- the sp3b gene encoding transcription factor Sp3 isoform X3 gives rise to the protein MAALDADGGQSDFLQPAAGAAASDQQATDLASIQLTGSSDRWEVLTPVSTSKEDSGVVNLPSGGIVGTNGQYVVPLQTVPGQSQPVFVTAGTDGASANGIQYQVIPQLQSAEATSLGYTTSTADGATLGTDIAILPDGTQGIPTATSANDLQGLLAQTGHVQQIPSVSLAGSGFAGQGQVVANMPVGLPGNITFVPINSLSNADLESLGLAGAQTIATGVTADGQLIMTGDNTVQSTLDKTNNANSTNTFVPPTSTSSSTATSLPETIDGTGVLTQATAVSAGQQDPSFIQQNHVPTSVPVTTEPVVQLVSSQTAEGAAQTLQNVQLLNAGTFLIQAQTVSPTGQIQWQTFQVQGVQNLQNLQLPGAGGMASPQITIAPVQTLALGQPGTSVPAGHIPNLQTVTVNSITQTDQTTESPSGIHIKEEPDTDDWVLSGDSTLNTSDLSHLRVRLLDEETEGVGQEGKRLRRVACTCPNCKEAGGRGSGMGKKKQHICHIPGCGKVYGKTSHLRAHLRWHSGERPFICSWSYCGKRFTRSDELQRHRRTHTGEKKFVCPQCSKRFMRSDHLAKHIKTHLNKKGLNSVPAAGQTETTAPPDSIVAGGGATLILTNLPQAGTQDILSNSDLPLQLVTVSANEVME